The nucleotide sequence CCGCGTGCCGCTGCGTTTAACCTACAGCTACGGGAATGTCTACACGTTTCGCAGAGAGGAGGAGGGTGAGACCGAATATCAGAATTTCACCAACAACCGGATGTTGTCTGCAGAAGTTGCAGTGAACGAAGATTTCCATTTTCTTCTTACGGGGGTTCACCTGAAGGCCGGACGCGGAGAGGGCAACGCCCGATGGCGAATGGGTCAGATTGAGGTGCTCCGCGACCACTACAGCATGATTCTGGATCAATATCCGGATGCCCGTATTCTCCTGGCGGGTGATCTGAACATCATTCCGGGCGACCCGGAATTCGATCTCATTCTGGGCGAAAACACGGACGTTCGATTTGTGGATCCCTTTCAGGGTGTGAACGCCTTTACCATCCCGGCCGATAATCCGACCCGGCAGCTGGATCATATTCTACCGAACGATAAGATGATGCGTGATTACATTCCGGGTTCCGGCAGGGTGGCCTACCCTTTCAGTCCAGACAGCATGCGCGCCATCAGCGATCACCTTCCTGTTCTGATGAAGTTCAATACCATCCGATAGCCGGTTTTAAAGAAAAGTGGTCTCTGCCCGGATGATGGCTGCATCAGTTATGTATGACTCAGGATGCAGAGAGTGCGTCCATAGCTGCCCGGTAACCCTCTTCAATCAGCTTTTTCGTCTGACCCGTATCGGCCCGGCTGTACGCGCTCAGGCTGGGCCTGATCCAGAATACACGCTCCTCTTTCACCTGCTCGCGTATCATATTGTTCAGCCCGATATCGAACGTATTGGAAAGCACGTCAACTATGTCATCAGGGCGCCGGAATTCCCTGTTTGTGGTAAGATCCACGCCAATAATGTCTTCTGCACCCAACTTCCTGAGGGGAGTTACAGGCACATTCTCACATAAAAATCCATCCACAAGCAGATTCTCTTCCCATTCAACGGGTGCAAAGATTCCCGGCAGACAGGCGCTTGCCATTACAGCTTTGTAGAGCGGTCCTTTTTCCAGAACAATCTTTTTACCCGTAGAAATGTCCGTGGCTATCATTCGAAGGGGTATGTTCGACTCTTCTATATTTACTCTCCCGAACTGATCAAGGATCATTTTCCCCAGCTTTTCATTGTTCAGGAGACCCAGCCTGGACAATTTGAAACTTGTTACGTCCAGCCAGTCCAGTTCCAAAGCGATCTCTTCCAGGTCTTCGAGTGATGTACCAAACGCGATATGCGCAGCTACAAACGCACCGATGCTTGTACCTGAAATGTATTTTGGCTCAATTTCGTGCTCCTGAAACGCTTTCATCACGCCTACGTGTGCGGCTCCCAGTGCCGCGCCACCACCCAGTGCAATGCCGGTTTCTTTAAATCTTTCCTTATTCATGGAAATCCGCTATATTTAGTTTAATGTTAAACTATTTTGAACCCATAAATGTTGCAATCAATAAACAGCAACAAAAAAAGAACCATGATGAACAGTGCAATTAACGGTATCCATCACATCACGGCGGTGTCCGGTCCGCCGCAGGCAAATTATGAATTCTACAGGAATATCCTCGGTCTGCGGTTTATCAAAAAAACCATCAACTTCGATGACCCGTTTACCTACCACCTCTACTACGGCAATCACCGGGCAACTCCCGGCAGCGCCATAACCTTTTTCCCCTGGCAGCATGTGGTAGAAGGCAGCCCCGGACACGGCGAAACAACCGTGGTACAGTATACGATTCCCGCGGGAACTACCGAATGGTGGAAGGAGCATCTCCGCAAAGAAGGTATTGAGACCGCCGGACAAAATGAACGTTTCGGTTTTCCGCATTTACGGTTTAGAGACAATGACGGCATGATGCTGGAACTCACCGAAGATCCGGATGACCGTCTGCCGCAGACCAAAGGGTATGGCCGGGTGGACGATGGACATGCCATTCGCGGTTTTTTCGGAGCCACACTCAGCCTCTCCGACACAGGTCGTACTGCAGAACTTCTGAATGAGATGGGCTGGAAACGGAACGGAGAGGAAAATGGGCACGAACGCTACGAATCCAACCCTGAAAACGGGCTTGGTAAGTTTGT is from Rhodohalobacter mucosus and encodes:
- a CDS encoding patatin-like phospholipase family protein, producing MNKERFKETGIALGGGAALGAAHVGVMKAFQEHEIEPKYISGTSIGAFVAAHIAFGTSLEDLEEIALELDWLDVTSFKLSRLGLLNNEKLGKMILDQFGRVNIEESNIPLRMIATDISTGKKIVLEKGPLYKAVMASACLPGIFAPVEWEENLLVDGFLCENVPVTPLRKLGAEDIIGVDLTTNREFRRPDDIVDVLSNTFDIGLNNMIREQVKEERVFWIRPSLSAYSRADTGQTKKLIEEGYRAAMDALSAS
- a CDS encoding ring-cleaving dioxygenase, translated to MMNSAINGIHHITAVSGPPQANYEFYRNILGLRFIKKTINFDDPFTYHLYYGNHRATPGSAITFFPWQHVVEGSPGHGETTVVQYTIPAGTTEWWKEHLRKEGIETAGQNERFGFPHLRFRDNDGMMLELTEDPDDRLPQTKGYGRVDDGHAIRGFFGATLSLSDTGRTAELLNEMGWKRNGEENGHERYESNPENGLGKFVDLKSEPERHGRFGKGSVHHIAFRVPDDEAQAAWREKIRKMGFDVTPVQNRDYFRSIYFREHGGVLFEIATDIPGFDVDEPFDELGSALKLPSWYEKHREEIEARLPELHTKEELNG
- a CDS encoding endonuclease/exonuclease/phosphatase family protein, whose amino-acid sequence is MRNFLLLLVLFIASCTGMQTATQSGDLSSNRWNSAQAPAWYNPSEFDTLTVVTWNLEHFVDGHDNPYINHPRENNPGEGLAERRRLLAQALSRLDADIVVFQEVESAPYVQEMAQTDFEELGYRLVTAFESNDWYMNVVIMSRVPLRLTYSYGNVYTFRREEEGETEYQNFTNNRMLSAEVAVNEDFHFLLTGVHLKAGRGEGNARWRMGQIEVLRDHYSMILDQYPDARILLAGDLNIIPGDPEFDLILGENTDVRFVDPFQGVNAFTIPADNPTRQLDHILPNDKMMRDYIPGSGRVAYPFSPDSMRAISDHLPVLMKFNTIR